From Stigmatopora argus isolate UIUO_Sarg chromosome 14, RoL_Sarg_1.0, whole genome shotgun sequence, the proteins below share one genomic window:
- the strada gene encoding STE20-related kinase adapter protein alpha: MGSFLPDSSAYQLLSVIGHGLDHLMTVNRARYRPTGELVAIRRIDLESCTNDMVTYLQAELHVSKLFHHPSILPYKSVFIAENELWVITPFMAYGSARELVSTYFPDGMSELTISYILMGALKALEYIHQMGYVHRSVKASHVLIAADGQVRMSGLHSIFSLIGHGQRAKVVHDFPQNSVKVLPWLSPEVLQQNLQGYDFRSDIYSLGITACELANGHVPFKDMPATQMLLEKLNGTVPCLLDTTTIPPEELSMKPSRSGADSGICEGLGGGGGSVGGGIRHSNGEPASSSSSGHPYNRTFSPHFHAFVELCLQRDPEKRPSASALIGHPFFKQIKRRPSEALPELLRPASPIGRGEGSHTLPSPSGLASLESSLSHLDVDDWDF; this comes from the exons ATGGGCAGCTTCCTTCCTGACAGCAGCGCCTACCAGCTGCTCTCCGTTATTG GTCATGGTCTAGATCACCTGATGACCGTCAACCGGGCCCGGTACAGACCCACCGGAGAGCTGGTGGCCATCCGGCGCATTGACCTCGAGTCATGTACCAATGACATGGTCACTTATCTGCAG GCAGAGTTGCACGTGTCCAAGTTGTTTCACCACCCCAGCATTTTGCCCTACAAGAGCGTCTTCATCGCTGAAAACGAGCTGTGGGTCATCACCCCGTTCATGGCATACG GTTCTGCCCGAGAACTGGTCAGCACTTATTTCCCTGACGGCATGAGCGAGCTCACCATCTCGTACATCCTGATGGGTGCCCTGAAAGCTCTGGAGTACATTCACCAAATGGGATACGTGCACAG GAGCGTGAAAGCCAGTCACGTGCTGATCGCCGCCGACGGCCAGGTGCGCATGTCGGGCCTTCACAGTATCTTCAGCCTGATCGGGCACGGGCAGCGCGCCAAGGTGGTGCACGACTTTCCGCAGAACAGCGTCAAGGTGCTGCCGTGGCTCAGCCCTGAAGTGCTGCAGCAG AACCTACAGGGCTACGACTTCCGCTCAGACATCTACAGCCTCGGCATCACGGCGTGCGAGCTGGCTAACGGACACGTCCCCTTCAAGGACATGCCGGCCACACAG ATGCTGCTGGAAAAGCTAAACGGGACAGTACCGTGCCTGCTGGACACCACCACCATCCCGCCAGAGGAGCTCTCCATGAAGCCCTCACGCTCCGGTGCCGACTCGGGTATTTGCGAGGGGctgggaggaggaggcggcagCGTCGGCGGCGGGATCCGCCACTCCAACGGCGAACCGGCTTCCTCTTCCTCGTCGGGACACCCGTACAACCGCACTTTCTCGCCTCACTTTCATGCCTTCGTCGAGCTGTGTCTTCAGCGAGATCCGGAGAAGAG ACCTTCTGCCTCTGCTCTCATAGGCCATCCTTTCTTCAAACAG ATTAAGCGCCGTCCCTCCGAGGCGCTGCCCGAACTCCTGAGGCCCGCTTCGCCCATCGGCCGCGGCGAGGGATCCCATACGTTGCCTTCTCCTTCTGGACTTGCCAGTCTGGAGTCGAGCCTGAGCCACTTAGATGTGGATGACTGGGATTTCTGA
- the rnf113a gene encoding E3 ubiquitin-protein ligase RNF113A: protein MAEGDDSKGGSCTFLFKKSTKKFSGRKRKTSDSDKDADSDEEEISSVVRRDRKEKRENPMIQKSKKVEKENVSSSDSDNDKEDKITVSYKSNRSAKPEGPDDMGATSTYQLDTERDKDAQAIFERSQKIQEERTGKEDDKIYRGINNYQKFIKPKDTTMGNASSGMVRKGPIRAPEHLRATVRWDYQPDICKDYKETGFCGFGDSCKFLHDRSDYKHGWQIERELEEGRYGNNDDENYEVSSDEEDLPFKCFICRESYKNPIVTKCRHYFCETCALQHYRKSKRCYVCNTQTNGVFNPAKDLLAKIEKRKAATDLPPSDNEDD, encoded by the exons ATGGCGGAGGGCGACGACTCGAAAGGAGGCTCTTGCACTTTCTTATTCAAAAAATCCACTAAGAAGTTTTCGGGACGAAAACGAAAGACCAGTGACAGCGATAAAG ATGCAGACAGTGATGAAGAAGAGATCAGTTCCGTGGTCAGAAGGGATAGAAAAGAGAAGCGAGAAAACCCCATGATTCAAAAG TCCAAGAAAGTGGAGAAAGAAAACGTGTCATCCAGCGATAGTGACAATGACAAGGAGGACAAGATCACCGTCTCCTACAAGTCTAATCGCTCAGCA AAACCAGAGGGGCCGGACGACATGGGCGCCACGTCAACCTACCAACTGGACACAGAGCGTGACAAGGATGCTCAAGCCATCTTTGAGAGGAGCCAAAAAATCCAAGAG GAACGGACGGGCAAGGAGGATGATAAAATCTACCGTGGCATCAACAATTACCAGAAATTTATCAAACCTAAAGATACCACCATGGGCAATGCATCCTCTGGCATGGTCCG GAAAGGACCCATCCGAGCCCCGGAGCACCTGCGAGCCACAGTCAGGTGGGACTACCAGCCAGACATCTGCAAGGATTACAAGGAGACTGGATTCTGTGGCTTTGGAG ACAGCTGCAAGTTCCTCCACGATCGATCGGACTACAAACACGGCTGGCAGATCGAGAGGGAGCTGGAGGAGGGCCGCTACGGGAATAATG ATGATGAAAATTATGAGGTGAGCAGCGATGAGGAGGACTTGCCGTTCAAGTGTTTCATCTGCAGGGAATCCTACAAAAACCCCATTGTCACAAA ATGCCGCCATTATTTCTGCGAGACTTGCGCCCTTCAGCACTACCGCAAGTCCAAGCGCTGCTACGTGTGCAACACTCAGACTAATGGCGTCTTCAACCCAGCTAAGG acttgctggccaAAATAGAGAAACGCAAAGCTGCCACCGACCTGCCGCCGTCCGATAACGAGGACGACTGA